The proteins below are encoded in one region of Bombus terrestris chromosome 7, iyBomTerr1.2, whole genome shotgun sequence:
- the LOC100646948 gene encoding tyrosine-protein phosphatase non-receptor type 2 isoform X4 codes for MTSQETLDQGISNVETEYLEINSKGAWPILYQHIRNECSNFTYTCNESKKPQNRNLNRYRDVLPYDHSRIVLKRGPCDYVNANLIRVDRAHRQYILTQGPLENTAGHFWLMVWEQNSKAVLMLNKIIEKNHVKCYQYWPLGDSINTMMFPDVGIKVKYISKTESSDYTTRILKLTDLETKESREILHFHYTTWPDFGVPQSPTAFLRFLTDVRQSGALDQNVGPPVVHCSAGIGRSGTFCLVDTCLVLIEESGLNSVNVREVLIEMRRHRMGLIQTPDQLRFSYAAIIEGAKQLPSNNVNINNEVVTNHYDVVSNISNSSNEEEDEPPPLPPPRGESLTRSMMADLTSNPITRNDELSAPPDKPLPREPSISTEISTTSPQAVANSAVITNNLHEQNSDGVVVPNDNTSDGENSSKTISPPSSPDTKNEVRHRNKEKKERLAAQVREMKRRQKETEEWQKLKRLV; via the exons CATATACGCAACGAATGCAGTAATTTTACATACACATGCAATGAATCAAAGAAACCACAAAACAGAAATTTAAACCGTTATAGAGATGTTTTGCCATATGACCATAGTAGGATTGTCCTTAAAAGGGGCCCATGTGATTATGTCAATGCTAACCTCATACGG gtaGATCGTGCCCATAGACAATACATTCTTACACAAGGACCATTGGAAAATACTGCTGGCCACTTTTGGCTAATGGTATGGGAGCAAAATTCTAAAGCTGTGTTAATGTTAAATAAGATAATTGAAAAGAATCATGTTAAGTGTTATCAGTATTGGCCTCTTGGTGATTCGATTAATACTATGATGTTTCCGGATGTtggtataaaagtaaaatatatcagTAAAACAGAATCATCGGATTACACAACTAGAATATTAAA GTTAACTGACTTGGAAACAAAAGAAAGTAgagaaatattacattttcattatACTACCTGGCCTGACTTTGGAGTTCCACAAAGTCCAACAGCTTTTTTACGTTTTTTAACAGATGTCAGGCAATCAGGAGCATTAGATCAAAATGTTGGTCCCCCTGTGGTACATTGTTCTGCAGGAATTGGGAGATCAGGAACATTTTGTTTAGTTGATACATGTCTTGTTTTG ATTGAAGAAAGTGGATTGAATTCTGTGAATGTTAGAGAAGTGTTAATAGAAATGAGAAGACACAGAATGGGTTTAATTCAAACACCAGATCAATTAAGATTTTCATATGCTGCCATCATCGAAGGAGCAAAACAACTGCCATCCAACAACGTG aatattaataatgaagTGGTAACAAATCATTATGACGTGGTAAGTAACATCAGTAATTCTTCGAACGAAGAGGAAGATGAACCACCTCCTTTGCCACCTCCAAGAGGTGAATCCTTAACACGTAGCATGATGGCAGATTTAACTTCAAATCCAATAACAAGAAATG ACGAATTAAGTGCACCACCTGACAAACCATTGCCTAGAGAGCCATCAATTTCCACAGAAATATCTACTACCAGTCCACAGGCTGTTGCAAACTCTGCAGTAATCACAAACAATTTACATGAACAGAATTCCGATGGTGTTGTGGTGCCTAATGATAATACTAGTGACGGTGAAAACTCTTCAAAAACAATTAGTCCTCCGTCCAGTCCAGATAC GAAAAACGAAGTACGTCATCGTAATAAGGAGAAGAAAGAACGTCTGGCAGCACAAGTACGGGAGATGAAGCGTCGTCAAAAAGAGACTGAAGAATGGCAGAAGCTCAAGAG
- the LOC100646948 gene encoding tyrosine-protein phosphatase non-receptor type 2 isoform X1: MTSQETLDQGISNVETEYLEINSKGAWPILYQHIRNECSNFTYTCNESKKPQNRNLNRYRDVLPYDHSRIVLKRGPCDYVNANLIRVDRAHRQYILTQGPLENTAGHFWLMVWEQNSKAVLMLNKIIEKNHVKCYQYWPLGDSINTMMFPDVGIKVKYISKTESSDYTTRILKLTDLETKESREILHFHYTTWPDFGVPQSPTAFLRFLTDVRQSGALDQNVGPPVVHCSAGIGRSGTFCLVDTCLVLIEESGLNSVNVREVLIEMRRHRMGLIQTPDQLRFSYAAIIEGAKQLPSNNVNINNEVVTNHYDVVSNISNSSNEEEDEPPPLPPPRGESLTRSMMADLTSNPITRNDELSAPPDKPLPREPSISTEISTTSPQAVANSAVITNNLHEQNSDGVVVPNDNTSDGENSSKTISPPSSPDTKNEVRHRNKEKKERLAAQVREMKRRQKETEEWQKLKRSLFKPLTIGIGAAIVGGGIIAICGYLYMRG; encoded by the exons CATATACGCAACGAATGCAGTAATTTTACATACACATGCAATGAATCAAAGAAACCACAAAACAGAAATTTAAACCGTTATAGAGATGTTTTGCCATATGACCATAGTAGGATTGTCCTTAAAAGGGGCCCATGTGATTATGTCAATGCTAACCTCATACGG gtaGATCGTGCCCATAGACAATACATTCTTACACAAGGACCATTGGAAAATACTGCTGGCCACTTTTGGCTAATGGTATGGGAGCAAAATTCTAAAGCTGTGTTAATGTTAAATAAGATAATTGAAAAGAATCATGTTAAGTGTTATCAGTATTGGCCTCTTGGTGATTCGATTAATACTATGATGTTTCCGGATGTtggtataaaagtaaaatatatcagTAAAACAGAATCATCGGATTACACAACTAGAATATTAAA GTTAACTGACTTGGAAACAAAAGAAAGTAgagaaatattacattttcattatACTACCTGGCCTGACTTTGGAGTTCCACAAAGTCCAACAGCTTTTTTACGTTTTTTAACAGATGTCAGGCAATCAGGAGCATTAGATCAAAATGTTGGTCCCCCTGTGGTACATTGTTCTGCAGGAATTGGGAGATCAGGAACATTTTGTTTAGTTGATACATGTCTTGTTTTG ATTGAAGAAAGTGGATTGAATTCTGTGAATGTTAGAGAAGTGTTAATAGAAATGAGAAGACACAGAATGGGTTTAATTCAAACACCAGATCAATTAAGATTTTCATATGCTGCCATCATCGAAGGAGCAAAACAACTGCCATCCAACAACGTG aatattaataatgaagTGGTAACAAATCATTATGACGTGGTAAGTAACATCAGTAATTCTTCGAACGAAGAGGAAGATGAACCACCTCCTTTGCCACCTCCAAGAGGTGAATCCTTAACACGTAGCATGATGGCAGATTTAACTTCAAATCCAATAACAAGAAATG ACGAATTAAGTGCACCACCTGACAAACCATTGCCTAGAGAGCCATCAATTTCCACAGAAATATCTACTACCAGTCCACAGGCTGTTGCAAACTCTGCAGTAATCACAAACAATTTACATGAACAGAATTCCGATGGTGTTGTGGTGCCTAATGATAATACTAGTGACGGTGAAAACTCTTCAAAAACAATTAGTCCTCCGTCCAGTCCAGATAC GAAAAACGAAGTACGTCATCGTAATAAGGAGAAGAAAGAACGTCTGGCAGCACAAGTACGGGAGATGAAGCGTCGTCAAAAAGAGACTGAAGAATGGCAGAAGCTCAAGAGGTCATTATTTAAACCTCTTACAATAGGCATAGGCGCTGCAATTGTTGGTGGGGGTATTATAGCAATCTGTGGCTATTTGTACATGCGTGGTTAG
- the LOC100646948 gene encoding tyrosine-protein phosphatase non-receptor type 2 isoform X2, whose product MTSQETLDQGISNVETEYLEINSKGAWPILYQHIRNECSNFTYTCNESKKPQNRNLNRYRDVLPYDHSRIVLKRGPCDYVNANLIRVDRAHRQYILTQGPLENTAGHFWLMVWEQNSKAVLMLNKIIEKNHVKCYQYWPLGDSINTMMFPDVGIKVKYISKTESSDYTTRILKLTDLETKESREILHFHYTTWPDFGVPQSPTAFLRFLTDVRQSGALDQNVGPPVVHCSAGIGRSGTFCLVDTCLVLIEESGLNSVNVREVLIEMRRHRMGLIQTPDQLRFSYAAIIEGAKQLPSNNNINNEVVTNHYDVVSNISNSSNEEEDEPPPLPPPRGESLTRSMMADLTSNPITRNDELSAPPDKPLPREPSISTEISTTSPQAVANSAVITNNLHEQNSDGVVVPNDNTSDGENSSKTISPPSSPDTKNEVRHRNKEKKERLAAQVREMKRRQKETEEWQKLKRSLFKPLTIGIGAAIVGGGIIAICGYLYMRG is encoded by the exons CATATACGCAACGAATGCAGTAATTTTACATACACATGCAATGAATCAAAGAAACCACAAAACAGAAATTTAAACCGTTATAGAGATGTTTTGCCATATGACCATAGTAGGATTGTCCTTAAAAGGGGCCCATGTGATTATGTCAATGCTAACCTCATACGG gtaGATCGTGCCCATAGACAATACATTCTTACACAAGGACCATTGGAAAATACTGCTGGCCACTTTTGGCTAATGGTATGGGAGCAAAATTCTAAAGCTGTGTTAATGTTAAATAAGATAATTGAAAAGAATCATGTTAAGTGTTATCAGTATTGGCCTCTTGGTGATTCGATTAATACTATGATGTTTCCGGATGTtggtataaaagtaaaatatatcagTAAAACAGAATCATCGGATTACACAACTAGAATATTAAA GTTAACTGACTTGGAAACAAAAGAAAGTAgagaaatattacattttcattatACTACCTGGCCTGACTTTGGAGTTCCACAAAGTCCAACAGCTTTTTTACGTTTTTTAACAGATGTCAGGCAATCAGGAGCATTAGATCAAAATGTTGGTCCCCCTGTGGTACATTGTTCTGCAGGAATTGGGAGATCAGGAACATTTTGTTTAGTTGATACATGTCTTGTTTTG ATTGAAGAAAGTGGATTGAATTCTGTGAATGTTAGAGAAGTGTTAATAGAAATGAGAAGACACAGAATGGGTTTAATTCAAACACCAGATCAATTAAGATTTTCATATGCTGCCATCATCGAAGGAGCAAAACAACTGCCATCCAACAAC aatattaataatgaagTGGTAACAAATCATTATGACGTGGTAAGTAACATCAGTAATTCTTCGAACGAAGAGGAAGATGAACCACCTCCTTTGCCACCTCCAAGAGGTGAATCCTTAACACGTAGCATGATGGCAGATTTAACTTCAAATCCAATAACAAGAAATG ACGAATTAAGTGCACCACCTGACAAACCATTGCCTAGAGAGCCATCAATTTCCACAGAAATATCTACTACCAGTCCACAGGCTGTTGCAAACTCTGCAGTAATCACAAACAATTTACATGAACAGAATTCCGATGGTGTTGTGGTGCCTAATGATAATACTAGTGACGGTGAAAACTCTTCAAAAACAATTAGTCCTCCGTCCAGTCCAGATAC GAAAAACGAAGTACGTCATCGTAATAAGGAGAAGAAAGAACGTCTGGCAGCACAAGTACGGGAGATGAAGCGTCGTCAAAAAGAGACTGAAGAATGGCAGAAGCTCAAGAGGTCATTATTTAAACCTCTTACAATAGGCATAGGCGCTGCAATTGTTGGTGGGGGTATTATAGCAATCTGTGGCTATTTGTACATGCGTGGTTAG